The DNA window ACGCCGGCCGCGATGAGGTCGCACCGAAACGGTTCGTGTGCTGCAATCCCGGTCCTGGCGTTGATGGATCGCCACGCAGGCGTTGTGTGTGACCTCGTCCCCGCGGCGCCGGCGTTGCGTGTGGCCGTGGCGGTGTGGCGCGCCCTACGAGGGCTCGGTCTGGGCGCTGGTGATCAAAGGAGATGGTTCAGGAGCAGGACGAAGGCGACGTGGGTCAGCACTCCGGCTGTGCCGAGGCTTATCGCGAGGACGGCCATGGGACGGGAACCGGCGAGCCCGCGGACTCCGAGGACGATCGCCAGGATCGAGCAGAGCAGCAGCGGATTGACCAGCAGGCTGACCGCCCCGACGATCACGGCCCGGTTCCGGACCGAAGCCGCACCGGACCGCCCGTCGTCACCGCCCGCCGGCGAGCCCCACGGCCCGGACGAGGGCCCGGACGAAGGCCCGGGAGACAGCGCTGACGGGGACGACGGCCCGGAAGGCGGCGCTGACGGGGACGACGGCCCGGAAGGCGGCGCTGACGGGGACGACGGCCCGGAAGGCGGCGCTGACGGGGACGACGGCACGGAAGGCGGCACGGCCGGCGTCGTGTAACCGAGCTGCGCCGACACCGCGTCGATCGGCTGCATGGAGTACCCACGCGGGGAAGCGAACGTCGGCCGCGGGCTCGTGTGCGCGCCGGGCAGCGGCTCCCCGGCGGGCGCTGCGGCGGGCATCGCCGGCGGCACCGCTGCCGCGCCCGGCTGGAGGTGCGCGGTCCACTCCCGGCCGTCCCACCAGCGCAGGGCCGGCAGGCCGTGCGGATCGGTGTACCAGCCGGCGGGCGCCCCCGGCGGCTGCGCGGGACTGCTCATGGCGGTGCGTCCTTTCCGACCCGGCTGGAATTCCCGATCGGCCCGCCGCCCGAACCTCTGAGGATTACCCCGGCGCCGGTGGCCCCCGCCGCAGACGAGCGACGGAGGCCACGGGCAGGCGCCGGGAGCCGGCTGCAGACGAGCGGCAGGAGCCGCCCGGTGAGAGCCGGACCGGTCAGGACTGGGTGATCTTCAGGCTGTCGACTGCGGCCTCGACCAGCGACGCCGTCCCGGCGTCAGCGGCCTCCACCTGCAGGCGGACGGTCTGCCCCGCGTACGAGGAAAGGTTCGCCGATGCCGTCGCCCAGGCCGCCGCCCGGTTGCTCGCCGCGGCCGACTGGGTGAGTACCGTCGTGGTCGTCGAGCCCGACACCACG is part of the Actinoplanes missouriensis 431 genome and encodes:
- a CDS encoding DUF2510 domain-containing protein — protein: MSSPAQPPGAPAGWYTDPHGLPALRWWDGREWTAHLQPGAAAVPPAMPAAAPAGEPLPGAHTSPRPTFASPRGYSMQPIDAVSAQLGYTTPAVPPSVPSSPSAPPSGPSSPSAPPSGPSSPSAPPSGPSSPSALSPGPSSGPSSGPWGSPAGGDDGRSGAASVRNRAVIVGAVSLLVNPLLLCSILAIVLGVRGLAGSRPMAVLAISLGTAGVLTHVAFVLLLNHLL